A region of the Nodularia sp. LEGE 06071 genome:
CTGGTTTGCAACAGTTACACTCAGATTCGTCTCTATATCAAGCGCAACTGAGCGAGCCAGAAAGCCCAATATTACATCGGGGTAGTGGACGCATAAAATTCATGGAAAAGTCCGGCA
Encoded here:
- the patX gene encoding heterocyst-inhibiting protein PatX, which translates into the protein MRATISLLVSSLVFSSLAFNCQAKVNRLSQMLLSSSGLQQLHSDSSLYQAQLSEPESPILHRGSGRIKFMEKSGNNA